A window of Desulforhopalus sp. contains these coding sequences:
- a CDS encoding division/cell wall cluster transcriptional repressor MraZ has product MINNRFRSKTEHTLDAKGRLNFPSRFREVLRQTGSESLVLVPWGNHLRVYPAAEWEALETKLLTQGGENRITKFLRYVVGGAVECNIDKQGRILIPPDFRVDLPLGKDVTVTGMLDWVEIWDKEAWIAETKATRENFPEHETSLARMGIIS; this is encoded by the coding sequence GTGATCAACAACAGATTTCGGAGCAAGACGGAACACACCTTGGATGCGAAGGGGCGGTTGAATTTCCCCAGTCGTTTTCGTGAGGTGTTGCGTCAAACCGGCTCGGAAAGCCTGGTGTTAGTGCCATGGGGCAATCATCTTCGAGTGTATCCCGCAGCCGAGTGGGAAGCTTTGGAGACAAAGCTGCTGACGCAGGGCGGAGAAAACCGGATTACCAAATTTCTCCGCTATGTTGTCGGTGGTGCGGTCGAATGCAATATCGACAAGCAGGGCCGCATCCTCATCCCTCCCGACTTCCGTGTCGATTTGCCCCTGGGTAAGGATGTCACTGTGACCGGAATGCTCGACTGGGTTGAGATCTGGGATAAAGAGGCCTGGATTGCTGAAACCAAGGCCACCCGCGAAAATTTCCCTGAGCATGAAACGAGTCTGGCTCGGATGGGAATCATCTCGTGA